The Bombus pascuorum chromosome 12, iyBomPasc1.1, whole genome shotgun sequence genome contains the following window.
TCTTTAATCTTTGAACTTCCGTCTTATAACGTTGCATTCTTCGATGAATCGAAGCATGGGGCTCGGCGGTGGATTTTTAATGACCATTTGGGACTCTACTACCAAAACTGCCAATTATCTGGATGCGCGGGAAACTGCTCCATCTGACGCGTACGAGGATATGTTTCAAAGCAACCCTAATTTAGCGCTGTTTGGTAAGTCTGATCTCTTTATTACATATCGTTATTACTTGCAAACATAGTGTTGATATATTAATCTGATCGTGTAAACGAAAAAGGTGGATTAGCAATTGCTGTGCCGGGCGAACTACTCGGATATTGGGAAGCTCATCAAAAATACGGAAAATTGCCATGGTCCGATTTATTCGAGCCTACTATTTCTTTGTGCGCCACTGGATCTCGCGTAACTAAATACCTGGCCTCGTATTTGATCAGTAAAGAGCCGTTAATAAGAGCAGAAAAGTCTTTGGCGGAAATTCTCATAAATCCTATTACTAATTCAACATGGAAGGTGTCATAAATTGTCACGCTTGTTTTTCTTCCATAGTCTCCGATTAAAACATTGGTCGTCATAAAATTTCGCTTCTTTTAGGTaaatgatagaataaagaGGCCGCGTTTGGCAGAGACGTTAAAGTTGATCGCAAGTCATGGACcccatatattttataacggaACTATAGCCGATAGCCTAGTCGAAGAAATCAAAACTTTCAACGGTATTATCAAAAAAGAAGATTTGCAAAAGTACAGGTTTGTTTGGACCCTCGATGTACGTGCTTAGTGGAGAAAAATTGGCAATGAATTTGCGAATGATATACTTATTGTAGAGTAAGATGGATGAAACCGATAAAATCAACGATCGGGAATTTAACGATGTATACCGCACCACCACCGGGTTCAGGTGCGATCCTAACTTTTATTATGAACGTTCTTCACGGTATGGTTCCTCACCCCGACAACAGAATTATGTGGCAAACTATAGTCGAAACGTTTAAATGGGCTTACGCTAAAAGAAGCGAATTGGCTGATCCTGAATTCGTCGATATCAGTGAGTTGGCAGCTTACATTATCTAATTATCTGCCGCAATAATCATACGCAATGAAgagtaattgtattttatgatATGTCATCagaactttattttaaatcattttagaTAAGAAGATGCGATAAGCGTAAATTTAGAATCGATTACCTCggaattaataaacatatgatatttgaaatgaggaattttcattgaaaagttTAAAATCTTATCATTAATATCTGATAACATTCTTATGTTTCACCTTTATTTTACATAAGCAATAATCCTTTCAGCTTCCGTGCTTGATAATCTGACATCCACCGACTATGCCAACAGTATTCgaagtaaaattacaattaataaaacaagCAATGATCCGAAATATTATGGTGCTGTTATGACCACACCAGAGGATTCAGGGACATCTCACGTTTCTGTCTTAGCTCCAGACGGATCGGCTGTATCAGTCACATCCACGATAAATCAAGTGTATGTGGATTTTGTAAGCTTTCTACTTTTAAATGCAATTTTCAAAAGCACACCTACATCTATGAATAGGATAAAAGACATACcttttaattctatatatcaaATCGATAGCTTTGGCGCGATGAGACGTTCAAGATCGACTGggataatttttaacgatgaaATGGACGATTT
Protein-coding sequences here:
- the LOC132912706 gene encoding glutathione hydrolase 1 proenzyme-like isoform X1, with the translated sequence MIGLSRKRAVILGVSIAVVLTVILTIILVLLIAGTENKNLENESDTSHFGIYKKGAVSTNGQECAQIGAGMLMRGGSAVDAAIASLLCEGVASLHSMGLGGGFLMTIWDSTTKTANYLDARETAPSDAYEDMFQSNPNLALFGGLAIAVPGELLGYWEAHQKYGKLPWSDLFEPTISLCATGSRVTKYLASYLISKEPLIRAEKSLAEILINPITNSTWKVNDRIKRPRLAETLKLIASHGPHIFYNGTIADSLVEEIKTFNGIIKKEDLQKYRVRWMKPIKSTIGNLTMYTAPPPGSGAILTFIMNVLHGMVPHPDNRIMWQTIVETFKWAYAKRSELADPEFVDITSVLDNLTSTDYANSIRSKITINKTSNDPKYYGAVMTTPEDSGTSHVSVLAPDGSAVSVTSTINQVFGAMRRSRSTGIIFNDEMDDFSSPNITNGFDLPPSPANFIRPGKRPMSSMSPTIVVDKNGEVRLVIGAAGGTKITSAVAIAMVLNLWSGYNVKQAIDTLRIHHQLLPMTVQNEKGFSPDVLNYLWNIGHNVSTYSGIGSAITAISKQNGEIIASSDFRREGRTAGF
- the LOC132912706 gene encoding glutathione hydrolase 1 proenzyme-like isoform X2, with protein sequence MLMRGGSAVDAAIASLLCEGVASLHSMGLGGGFLMTIWDSTTKTANYLDARETAPSDAYEDMFQSNPNLALFGGLAIAVPGELLGYWEAHQKYGKLPWSDLFEPTISLCATGSRVTKYLASYLISKEPLIRAEKSLAEILINPITNSTWKVNDRIKRPRLAETLKLIASHGPHIFYNGTIADSLVEEIKTFNGIIKKEDLQKYRVRWMKPIKSTIGNLTMYTAPPPGSGAILTFIMNVLHGMVPHPDNRIMWQTIVETFKWAYAKRSELADPEFVDITSVLDNLTSTDYANSIRSKITINKTSNDPKYYGAVMTTPEDSGTSHVSVLAPDGSAVSVTSTINQVFGAMRRSRSTGIIFNDEMDDFSSPNITNGFDLPPSPANFIRPGKRPMSSMSPTIVVDKNGEVRLVIGAAGGTKITSAVAIAMVLNLWSGYNVKQAIDTLRIHHQLLPMTVQNEKGFSPDVLNYLWNIGHNVSTYSGIGSAITAISKQNGEIIASSDFRREGRTAGF